A genomic stretch from Glaciecola nitratireducens FR1064 includes:
- the nfuA gene encoding Fe-S biogenesis protein NfuA: protein MIQISESAQTHFGKLLSQQGEGTNIRVFVVNPGTSTAECGVSYCPPEAVESTDVTLPFNGFNAVVDQESAPYLEEAEIDFVTDQMGSQLTLKAPNAKAKKLSDDANLVERINYMIETDVNPGLASHGGKVALVEVTENGTAVLQFGGGCNGCSMVDVTLKDGIEKQMLAQFAGEITAVKDATEHEAGEHSYY from the coding sequence ATGATCCAGATATCCGAATCAGCACAAACACACTTCGGTAAGCTTTTATCGCAGCAAGGAGAAGGCACGAATATCCGCGTATTTGTCGTAAATCCGGGCACCTCAACGGCTGAGTGCGGCGTTTCATATTGCCCACCAGAGGCCGTAGAAAGCACAGACGTCACACTTCCGTTTAATGGCTTTAACGCCGTTGTCGATCAAGAAAGTGCGCCTTATTTAGAAGAAGCAGAAATTGATTTTGTTACCGACCAAATGGGTTCTCAGCTGACGCTCAAGGCGCCCAATGCCAAAGCGAAAAAGCTGAGTGATGATGCAAACTTGGTTGAACGTATCAATTATATGATTGAAACTGATGTTAATCCTGGGCTTGCAAGTCATGGCGGTAAAGTTGCTTTAGTTGAAGTGACTGAAAATGGCACTGCAGTGCTGCAGTTTGGTGGCGGTTGTAACGGCTGCTCTATGGTAGACGTTACTTTAAAAGACGGCATTGAAAAACAAATGTTAGCGCAGTTTGCAGGCGAGATAACAGCGGTAAAAGACGCGACTGAGCATGAAGCC